A genomic stretch from Thermomonospora umbrina includes:
- a CDS encoding (Fe-S)-binding protein: MYWLTLIIGLAGIAVTLALAGKRVTFLYKLAMSGQPDPERVLQVKRDPKGDVEGQLTEVLGQRKLLKWTIAGLAHFFVMWAFFLLATVYLEAGVVLLFGLDAHIPFLQSWGPIGFVQDTIAVLCLAGLITFTAIRIKNSPKKIGRKSRFKGSHTGGAWLILFMIFNVVWTMFFFRGVAWASHHLPYGDASYMSVLVGQLFEGLSKDTYEVLESIGLLLHIGVALVFLVIVVNSKHLHIFLAPLNVMFKRRPDGLGGVPAMMSDGKPLDFEEADPDEDTFGRGKIEDFTWKGYLDMATCTECGRCQSQCPAWNTGKPLSPKMVILELRDHAFAKAPYILASEEERAAFTDEQKLAMQVDKELVGEDGVIHPDVLWSCTNCGACVEQCPVDIEHIDHILDMRRFQVMIESSFPSEAGVMLKNLENKGNPWGMSEMKRLEWIEELDFEVEVIDEKMPEDTEYLFWVGCAGALEDRAKKTTKAVAELLHIAGVKFAVLGPMEACTGDPARRLGMEFVFQMLGQQNVETLNEAGVKKIVATCPHCFNTLANEYPQIGGNYEVVHHTQLLAHLVESGKLTPVTPIEENITYHDPCFLGRHNKVYKQPRDIMATVPGVKTQEMHRHKDRGFCCGAGGARMWMEERIGKRINTERVDEALETNPDTVSTACPFCLVMLGDAINEKKNSGDAPETLEVVDVSQLLIRSIKGDAEAPKEPVAAE; this comes from the coding sequence GTGTACTGGCTCACGTTGATCATCGGGTTGGCCGGCATCGCGGTCACCCTGGCGCTCGCAGGCAAGCGGGTGACGTTCCTGTACAAGCTGGCCATGAGCGGGCAGCCCGACCCCGAGCGCGTGCTCCAGGTCAAGCGGGACCCCAAGGGTGACGTCGAGGGCCAGCTCACCGAGGTCCTCGGTCAGCGCAAGCTGCTGAAGTGGACCATCGCCGGACTGGCGCACTTCTTCGTGATGTGGGCCTTCTTCCTGCTGGCCACCGTCTACCTCGAGGCGGGCGTCGTCCTGCTGTTCGGGCTGGACGCGCACATCCCGTTCCTGCAGAGCTGGGGCCCGATCGGCTTCGTCCAGGACACCATCGCGGTGCTCTGCCTGGCGGGCCTGATCACCTTCACCGCCATCCGGATCAAGAACTCGCCCAAGAAGATCGGCCGCAAGTCCCGGTTCAAGGGCTCGCACACGGGCGGCGCCTGGCTGATCCTCTTCATGATCTTCAACGTCGTCTGGACGATGTTCTTCTTCCGGGGCGTGGCCTGGGCCAGTCACCACCTGCCCTACGGCGACGCCTCGTACATGTCGGTCCTGGTCGGGCAGCTCTTCGAGGGACTGAGCAAGGACACCTACGAGGTCCTGGAGTCGATCGGCCTGCTGCTGCACATCGGCGTGGCGCTGGTCTTCCTGGTCATCGTGGTCAACTCCAAGCACCTGCACATCTTCCTGGCCCCGCTGAACGTCATGTTCAAGCGCCGCCCGGACGGCCTCGGCGGCGTCCCCGCGATGATGAGCGACGGCAAGCCGCTGGACTTCGAGGAGGCCGACCCCGACGAGGACACCTTCGGCCGCGGCAAGATCGAGGACTTCACCTGGAAGGGATACCTCGACATGGCGACCTGCACCGAGTGCGGTCGGTGCCAGTCGCAGTGCCCCGCCTGGAACACCGGCAAGCCGCTGTCGCCCAAGATGGTCATCCTCGAGCTGCGCGACCACGCGTTCGCCAAGGCCCCGTACATCCTGGCCTCCGAGGAGGAGCGGGCCGCCTTCACCGATGAGCAGAAGCTCGCCATGCAGGTCGACAAGGAGCTCGTCGGCGAGGACGGCGTCATCCACCCCGACGTCCTGTGGTCCTGCACCAACTGCGGCGCCTGCGTCGAGCAGTGCCCGGTCGACATCGAGCACATCGACCACATCCTGGACATGCGCCGCTTCCAGGTGATGATCGAGTCGTCGTTCCCGTCCGAGGCGGGCGTGATGCTCAAGAACCTCGAGAACAAGGGCAACCCCTGGGGCATGTCGGAGATGAAGCGCCTCGAGTGGATCGAGGAGCTTGATTTCGAGGTCGAGGTCATCGACGAGAAGATGCCCGAGGACACCGAGTACCTCTTCTGGGTCGGCTGCGCCGGCGCCCTGGAGGACCGGGCCAAGAAGACCACCAAGGCCGTCGCCGAGCTGCTCCACATCGCCGGTGTCAAGTTCGCCGTCCTCGGCCCCATGGAGGCGTGCACCGGTGACCCGGCCCGCCGCCTGGGCATGGAGTTCGTCTTCCAGATGCTCGGCCAGCAGAACGTCGAGACCCTGAACGAGGCCGGCGTCAAGAAGATCGTCGCCACCTGCCCGCACTGCTTCAACACCCTCGCCAACGAGTACCCGCAGATCGGCGGGAACTACGAGGTCGTCCACCACACCCAGTTGCTGGCGCACCTGGTCGAGTCGGGCAAGCTCACCCCGGTCACCCCGATCGAGGAGAACATCACCTACCACGACCCTTGCTTCCTGGGCCGCCACAACAAGGTCTACAAGCAGCCGCGCGACATCATGGCCACCGTGCCCGGTGTCAAGACGCAGGAGATGCACCGCCACAAGGACCGCGGCTTCTGCTGTGGCGCGGGTGGAGCCCGCATGTGGATGGAGGAGCGGATCGGCAAGCGCATCAACACCGAGCGCGTGGACGAGGCGCTGGAGACCAACCCCGACACCGTCTCCACCGCCTGCCCGTTCTGTCTGGTGATGCTGGGCGACGCGATCAACGAGAAGAAGAACTCCGGCGACGCCCCCGAGACCCTCGAGGTCGTGGACGTCTCCCAGCTCCTCATCCGTTCGATCAAGGGTGACGCCGAGGCCCCGAAGGAGCCCGTCGCCGCCGAGTGA
- a CDS encoding RNA polymerase sigma factor gives MADEAERFTAIYDACRPQVWAYAVSRAGRQIADEVVSETFAIAWRRWDDVPEPPLPWLLGVARNVLRDGRRAEVRRESFAAELRSWGVPAEGDVAEAVTERLAVLRAMAAIPEDDREILILVAWHGLAPREAARVVGCTPTALRVRLHRARRRLTRAMEDTPAPGVAPPPVVRSRVPLTGEESR, from the coding sequence GTGGCCGACGAAGCGGAACGCTTCACCGCGATCTACGACGCGTGCAGACCCCAGGTCTGGGCGTACGCGGTCAGCCGGGCGGGCCGGCAGATCGCCGACGAGGTGGTGAGCGAGACCTTCGCCATCGCCTGGCGGCGGTGGGACGACGTGCCGGAGCCGCCGCTGCCCTGGCTGCTCGGCGTGGCCCGCAACGTGCTGCGCGACGGCCGGCGCGCGGAGGTCCGGCGCGAGTCGTTCGCCGCCGAGCTGCGGTCCTGGGGCGTGCCCGCCGAGGGCGACGTCGCCGAGGCGGTGACCGAACGGCTCGCCGTGCTGCGGGCGATGGCCGCGATCCCCGAGGACGACCGGGAGATCCTCATCCTCGTCGCCTGGCACGGGCTCGCCCCGCGCGAGGCCGCCCGCGTCGTCGGCTGCACGCCGACCGCGCTGCGCGTCCGCCTGCATCGGGCGCGCAGGCGGCTGACGCGGGCGATGGAGGACACCCCCGCCCCGGGCGTCGCCCCTCCTCCCGTCGTCCGTTCCCGTGTGCCGCTGACCGGAGAGGAGTCCCGATGA
- the dcd gene encoding dCTP deaminase: MLLSDRDIRAEIESGRVKIDPFDAGMVQPSSVDVRLDRYFRVFENHRYPHIDPAEEQSDLTRLVDVAPDEAFILHPGEFVLASTYEVFGLPDDLAARLEGKSSLGRLGLLTHSTAGWIDPGFSGHVTLELSNVATLPIKLWPGMKIGQMCLFRTSSPAEYPYGSAHYGSRYQDQRGPTPSRSYVNFHQTKV; this comes from the coding sequence GTGCTGCTCTCCGATCGTGACATCAGGGCCGAGATCGAGTCGGGGCGGGTGAAGATCGACCCGTTCGACGCCGGGATGGTTCAGCCGTCCAGTGTGGACGTGCGGCTGGATCGGTACTTTCGGGTGTTCGAGAATCATCGGTACCCGCACATCGATCCGGCGGAGGAGCAGAGCGATCTGACGCGGCTGGTGGATGTGGCGCCGGATGAGGCGTTCATCCTGCATCCCGGGGAGTTCGTGCTGGCCTCGACGTACGAGGTGTTCGGGTTGCCGGACGACCTGGCGGCGCGGTTGGAGGGCAAGAGCTCGTTGGGGCGGCTGGGGCTGTTGACGCACTCGACGGCGGGGTGGATCGACCCGGGGTTCTCGGGGCACGTGACGCTGGAGCTGTCGAACGTGGCGACGTTGCCGATCAAGCTGTGGCCGGGGATGAAGATCGGGCAGATGTGCCTGTTCCGGACCAGTTCGCCGGCGGAGTACCCGTACGGGTCGGCGCACTACGGGTCGCGGTACCAGGACCAGCGGGGGCCCACGCCGTCGCGGTCGTACGTGAACTTCCATCAGACGAAGGTCTGA
- a CDS encoding oxidoreductase, with the protein MTSPPGAAVTVPALLLVLAVVDGAFAGFRAGTGRNARIHKHDHDLRAAGRGVAVSMAGLTVTAVMLLPQAAQRYGDLIEAGTRMLMVLTPYALIVALSLVAYRLLPMRQSTLMILVGLGPLTLVRPAVVVTAAVAAGFGSSDRLVWLAAATAAAGVLIVEPWVHRRWYREPL; encoded by the coding sequence GTGACCTCGCCGCCGGGCGCCGCCGTGACGGTTCCCGCGCTCCTGCTGGTCTTGGCCGTGGTGGACGGCGCCTTCGCCGGATTCCGTGCGGGAACGGGCCGTAACGCTCGAATCCACAAACATGACCACGATCTGCGGGCTGCCGGACGCGGCGTGGCCGTCTCCATGGCCGGGCTCACCGTCACCGCCGTCATGCTCCTGCCACAGGCGGCACAGCGCTACGGCGACCTGATCGAGGCCGGCACCAGAATGCTCATGGTCCTGACGCCCTACGCCCTCATCGTCGCGCTCTCTCTCGTGGCCTATCGACTGCTTCCCATGCGTCAGAGCACCTTGATGATCCTGGTCGGCCTGGGGCCCCTCACGCTCGTCCGCCCCGCCGTGGTGGTGACGGCCGCCGTGGCGGCCGGCTTCGGCTCGTCCGACCGACTCGTCTGGCTCGCCGCCGCGACGGCGGCCGCCGGTGTCCTCATCGTCGAACCCTGGGTCCACCGCCGCTGGTACCGCGAACCCCTGTAG
- a CDS encoding CU044_5270 family protein, producing the protein MNDAKDALRRLAEARPDHYDPGTQLDPATRRAELSRAMAAERAPGPTARRRSRRPAWGLGLVAAATVVAVGVTTVVSDTGEPPVAEPGIGRFPEPVDLDARTVLLAAADGALRQPRTTGRYWHTRVEYGALERVGPPSRPYVLTHRYRHDGWDPRVPTDEGWFRSEDLGARPATPADEAAWRADGSPTSWRLRVPGTKGGPVRGGIQLEMHPKDSAYAHSTGRPADAPDELNVTQKELNEAPDDPAALRRLLLNHPLGEADDGKETDAELFEAAAVILLARPLPPSKRAAIYRMLAGIKGVTATGGVTDATGRRGIALKIRDRYPDGDVEIRFVVDRTTGAGLSKEIHYLKGRGEKSWLKPGTRWYSEVWHSEWVDTLPPMPRGPRGVNGGDRPTPTTSP; encoded by the coding sequence ATGAACGACGCGAAGGACGCGCTGCGGCGGCTGGCCGAGGCCAGGCCGGACCACTACGACCCGGGGACACAGCTCGACCCGGCGACCAGGCGGGCCGAGCTGTCCCGGGCGATGGCGGCCGAACGCGCACCGGGCCCCACCGCGCGACGGCGTTCCCGTCGTCCCGCGTGGGGGCTGGGCCTGGTGGCGGCGGCCACGGTGGTCGCGGTGGGGGTGACCACGGTCGTCTCCGACACCGGGGAGCCGCCGGTTGCGGAGCCGGGCATTGGTCGGTTCCCCGAACCGGTGGATCTCGACGCCCGCACGGTGCTGCTCGCGGCGGCGGACGGGGCGCTGCGACAGCCCCGCACGACCGGCCGCTACTGGCACACCCGCGTCGAGTACGGCGCGCTCGAACGGGTCGGTCCGCCGAGCCGCCCGTACGTGCTGACCCACCGGTACCGGCACGACGGGTGGGACCCCCGTGTGCCGACCGACGAGGGCTGGTTCCGTTCGGAGGACCTCGGCGCCCGGCCCGCCACGCCCGCCGACGAGGCCGCCTGGCGCGCGGACGGCTCGCCGACGTCCTGGCGGCTGCGGGTCCCCGGCACCAAGGGAGGCCCGGTGAGAGGGGGGATCCAACTGGAGATGCACCCGAAGGACAGCGCGTACGCCCACTCGACGGGACGGCCGGCGGACGCCCCCGACGAGCTCAACGTGACCCAGAAGGAGCTGAACGAGGCCCCCGACGACCCGGCGGCGCTGCGTCGCCTGCTGCTGAACCATCCGCTCGGCGAGGCGGACGACGGCAAGGAGACGGATGCGGAGCTCTTCGAGGCCGCCGCCGTCATCCTGCTGGCCCGACCGCTGCCCCCGAGTAAGCGGGCCGCCATCTACCGGATGCTCGCGGGCATCAAGGGAGTCACCGCCACCGGTGGCGTCACGGACGCCACCGGCCGTCGCGGCATCGCCCTCAAGATCCGCGACCGTTACCCCGACGGGGACGTGGAGATCCGCTTCGTCGTGGACCGGACCACCGGCGCCGGCCTGTCCAAGGAGATCCACTACCTGAAGGGCCGGGGCGAAAAGTCCTGGCTGAAGCCGGGTACCCGCTGGTACTCCGAGGTGTGGCACTCCGAGTGGGTCGACACGCTGCCCCCGATGCCCCGCGGCCCACGCGGTGTGAACGGGGGGGACCGCCCGACCCCCACCACCTCTCCCTGA
- a CDS encoding NUDIX hydrolase, whose protein sequence is MSDPSDEVRAYETLRAERPDLFKNPPDAATEILPDYPPDQGPFGVRYRDPYVTVVRDPVRFHDGRLGGHFRLLHTAGQAGAAILPVHDGRVILISHFRHATRRWHWEIPRGFSHPGEAPEETAHRELTEELGTTATHLEPLGRVHVDTGLCANSTHLFWAALDTPPALTGNEGIERYAALTPTDLTALQSHGDLTDSFTLAALLNTHHRHLPPFDHPT, encoded by the coding sequence ATGAGCGACCCCTCCGACGAGGTCCGCGCCTACGAGACGCTTCGCGCCGAACGCCCGGACCTCTTCAAGAACCCGCCCGACGCCGCAACGGAGATCCTGCCGGACTATCCGCCCGACCAGGGCCCCTTCGGTGTGCGCTACCGCGACCCGTACGTCACCGTGGTGCGCGACCCGGTGCGCTTCCACGACGGCCGCCTCGGCGGCCACTTCCGCCTGCTCCACACCGCCGGCCAGGCGGGCGCGGCCATCCTCCCCGTCCACGACGGACGCGTCATCCTCATCAGCCATTTCCGCCACGCCACCCGCCGATGGCATTGGGAGATCCCCCGGGGCTTCTCCCACCCCGGCGAGGCCCCGGAGGAGACCGCACACCGCGAACTGACCGAGGAACTCGGCACCACGGCCACCCACCTAGAACCCCTCGGCCGCGTCCACGTCGACACCGGCCTGTGCGCCAACAGCACCCACCTGTTCTGGGCCGCCCTCGACACCCCACCCGCCCTCACCGGCAACGAGGGCATCGAACGCTACGCCGCCCTCACCCCCACCGACCTGACCGCCCTCCAGTCCCACGGCGACCTCACCGACTCCTTCACCCTGGCCGCCCTCCTCAACACCCACCACCGCCACCTCCCCCCCTTCGACCACCCCACCTGA
- a CDS encoding S1 RNA-binding domain-containing protein translates to MTESLPADAVQEFLSAVRPGEVRVGTVAGFDGLAAIVDLEGSRILFRGVGRVPQSELSWRRMEDPAQIFEVGQLVEVEVIGVDWRRKHVMLSAKACEDRTLRTFLVGIERGEILTGTVADIHNFGVFVNLDGEPANHCTGFIQIPQLSWKYFDHASDVVELGQRVTVKVLDSSTRRGQVSLSLKALQDDPFIPLADHVGDAVTGHITKLVPFGAFVRVADGIEGLLHVSDLSDEPAESLDGLFHEGEEITVRISEVDLEHHRVRLHFVNKA, encoded by the coding sequence GTGACCGAGTCATTGCCCGCCGACGCCGTGCAAGAGTTCCTTAGTGCTGTTCGGCCTGGTGAGGTGAGGGTGGGAACGGTGGCCGGATTCGATGGTCTCGCAGCGATAGTGGATCTTGAAGGGTCGAGAATCCTGTTCCGCGGAGTCGGGCGTGTGCCGCAGTCGGAGTTGTCCTGGCGTCGAATGGAGGACCCGGCTCAGATCTTCGAGGTCGGCCAGTTGGTCGAGGTCGAGGTGATCGGGGTCGACTGGCGGAGGAAGCACGTCATGCTGTCGGCCAAGGCCTGCGAGGATCGGACCCTGCGGACCTTCCTCGTTGGTATTGAGCGAGGCGAGATCCTGACCGGAACCGTGGCGGACATCCACAATTTCGGGGTTTTCGTTAATCTCGATGGTGAGCCCGCCAACCACTGCACTGGGTTCATCCAAATCCCCCAACTGTCCTGGAAGTACTTCGATCATGCTTCTGACGTCGTCGAACTGGGACAGCGGGTCACGGTGAAGGTTCTCGATTCGAGTACTCGTCGGGGGCAGGTGTCGTTGTCCTTGAAGGCCCTGCAGGACGATCCGTTCATCCCGCTCGCCGACCACGTCGGGGATGCCGTTACCGGCCACATCACCAAGCTCGTCCCCTTTGGCGCCTTTGTTCGGGTCGCCGATGGCATCGAGGGACTTCTGCATGTGTCTGATCTCAGCGACGAGCCGGCCGAGTCTCTGGATGGACTCTTCCACGAAGGCGAAGAAATCACCGTGAGGATCAGCGAGGTCGATCTCGAACATCATCGCGTCCGACTCCACTTCGTGAACAAGGCATAG
- a CDS encoding PQQ-binding-like beta-propeller repeat protein — MLMIRRVLGGGPFAETGDARVVAVDERLGVTIVGGFGGRLQWAGDGTADRLSDALLGVYDLDGAVCRWLHRPRWPVNAVAVHPSLPLVAVGTGSYDGGYFFEGELLLLDLAAGTVTSLLPHPRQVRSLAWRDARTLDFVLAPADDWENPQAHSQGHRCTAVRDDWAAPGPLGSEETAAPAGPCSPSPDGRPPEEVLNDLSGGRREPRRQVWAVEVLPDGRILAASEGIALECWEPSGRRAFTVPDAAGGRQIRVTPDGGSAWVVLNRRPRRTEDGRRCDPGSAARFSLADGAHTAVLAPGFSLTLAARTDGWMALRDVDLDSAGQEALLVSPGGEEAGRVRLGEFDLINHPFAVRHSPELFFLRGGRHGDDVGKRVARLDPVTHAVTDLFPLEWDTARDGHLFGGPVAHVRDAAGEALVHGGAVHNGRGLLPGNAFVVRRALPGGTVAWVFTTDHNVTSLDIADGTVYVALTCGTVVALDAVTGEPRWSHRLRIGAVPAVALSLAAPSPDRLVLGTTDGRILDCSVP; from the coding sequence ATGCTGATGATCCGGAGGGTGCTCGGCGGTGGTCCGTTCGCCGAGACGGGAGACGCCCGCGTGGTCGCGGTCGACGAGCGGCTCGGCGTCACGATCGTGGGCGGGTTCGGGGGACGGCTGCAGTGGGCGGGCGACGGTACGGCCGACCGGCTGAGCGACGCCCTGCTCGGCGTGTACGATCTCGACGGCGCGGTCTGCCGGTGGCTGCACCGGCCGCGGTGGCCGGTGAACGCGGTCGCGGTCCACCCGAGTCTGCCGCTCGTCGCCGTCGGCACCGGGAGCTACGACGGCGGCTACTTCTTCGAGGGGGAGTTGCTCCTGCTCGATCTGGCGGCGGGGACGGTCACCTCGCTTCTGCCGCATCCGCGGCAGGTCCGGTCCCTCGCATGGCGGGACGCCCGGACGCTGGACTTCGTCCTCGCGCCCGCTGACGACTGGGAGAACCCGCAGGCCCATTCCCAAGGGCATCGGTGCACCGCCGTCCGCGACGACTGGGCGGCCCCGGGGCCGCTCGGCTCGGAGGAGACCGCGGCCCCGGCCGGGCCTTGTTCGCCGTCACCGGACGGTCGCCCGCCCGAGGAGGTCCTCAACGACCTGTCGGGCGGCCGTCGGGAACCGCGGCGCCAGGTCTGGGCCGTGGAGGTGCTGCCGGACGGCCGGATCCTGGCCGCGTCCGAGGGGATCGCATTGGAGTGTTGGGAGCCGTCGGGGCGGCGGGCGTTCACGGTGCCGGACGCGGCGGGTGGCCGACAGATCCGGGTGACGCCCGACGGGGGATCGGCGTGGGTCGTGCTGAACCGCCGGCCCCGGCGCACCGAGGACGGCCGGCGGTGCGATCCCGGGTCTGCCGCCCGCTTCTCCCTCGCAGACGGCGCCCACACGGCCGTGCTCGCGCCGGGTTTCTCCCTCACGCTCGCCGCCCGGACGGACGGCTGGATGGCGCTGCGCGACGTCGACTTGGACTCGGCGGGCCAAGAAGCGCTGCTGGTCTCCCCCGGCGGTGAGGAAGCCGGGCGGGTACGGCTGGGCGAGTTCGATCTGATCAACCACCCGTTCGCGGTCCGGCACAGCCCCGAGCTGTTCTTCCTGCGGGGCGGGAGGCATGGAGACGACGTGGGAAAGCGGGTCGCCCGGCTCGATCCGGTGACGCACGCCGTCACGGACCTGTTCCCGCTGGAATGGGACACCGCCCGCGACGGTCATCTGTTCGGCGGCCCCGTTGCCCATGTCCGCGACGCGGCGGGCGAGGCGCTCGTCCACGGCGGGGCCGTCCACAACGGACGGGGCCTCCTGCCGGGCAACGCCTTCGTCGTACGCCGCGCCCTGCCCGGCGGCACGGTCGCGTGGGTCTTCACCACCGACCACAACGTGACATCCCTGGACATCGCGGACGGCACCGTCTACGTCGCCCTCACCTGCGGGACGGTCGTGGCGCTCGACGCCGTCACGGGCGAACCGCGCTGGAGCCACCGGCTCCGGATCGGGGCCGTCCCGGCGGTCGCGTTGTCGCTCGCCGCGCCGTCGCCCGACCGTCTCGTCCTGGGAACGACAGACGGCCGGATTCTCGACTGCTCGGTGCCCTGA
- a CDS encoding cellulase family glycosylhydrolase: protein MRTRLFRRLGLAAAALTMALSVTAVSAPPAAAAPAPYGKVTVGDRTFITDSNGRALHFRGFNRGKYPSDRVSEQDVQEMAAKGLNFLRLVVQWQYIEPVQGRYDADYLAYIDRVLSYGDRHGVYVMIDMHQDVFGPHFGGHNGMPAWATRDDGLPYERDPDGNWFNEYFQPGVQAAFEHLYEDADLRAAQVAMWQQVARTASGHQSLLGYDLMNEPMTKILENEDLVTASARFEQGQLAAMYRRLITGIRQIDTRGWIFVEPTVLVGEGVPTRLPAFNDDRVAYAPHFYNTGVEVGADWDPADGFVERYEAAITAYPKAHRMPLIVGEWGPPSARTPGNRELIRRQMAAINRFASGEAMWYWCKGNGGYCALDPQGAPAPGHEPAFGPYARAVAGRPTAHNYDPATRTFTLSYTLPLTVHGDTEISLPDHVYPNGFNVSVAGIAGRLWDDTRNILQINGWGAPYTTVKVTITPR, encoded by the coding sequence TTGCGCACCAGGCTCTTCCGTCGTCTCGGCCTCGCGGCGGCCGCCCTCACCATGGCGCTGAGCGTCACCGCCGTCTCCGCGCCGCCCGCGGCGGCGGCCCCTGCCCCCTACGGCAAGGTGACGGTCGGGGACCGCACGTTCATCACCGACTCCAACGGACGGGCCCTCCACTTCCGCGGCTTCAACCGGGGCAAGTACCCCTCCGACCGGGTGAGCGAGCAGGACGTCCAGGAGATGGCCGCCAAGGGCCTCAACTTCCTGCGGCTGGTCGTGCAGTGGCAGTACATCGAGCCCGTCCAGGGCCGGTACGACGCCGACTACCTCGCGTACATCGACCGCGTCCTCTCGTACGGCGACCGACACGGCGTGTACGTCATGATCGACATGCACCAGGACGTCTTCGGCCCCCACTTCGGCGGCCACAACGGCATGCCCGCCTGGGCCACGCGCGACGACGGCCTCCCCTACGAGCGGGACCCGGACGGCAACTGGTTCAACGAGTACTTCCAGCCCGGCGTCCAGGCCGCCTTCGAGCACCTCTACGAGGACGCCGACCTCCGTGCCGCCCAGGTCGCCATGTGGCAGCAGGTCGCCCGGACCGCCTCCGGCCACCAGTCCCTCCTCGGGTACGACCTGATGAACGAGCCCATGACCAAGATCCTTGAGAACGAGGACCTGGTCACCGCGTCCGCCCGCTTCGAGCAGGGCCAGCTCGCCGCCATGTACCGCCGTCTGATCACCGGCATCCGCCAGATCGACACCCGGGGCTGGATCTTCGTCGAGCCCACCGTCCTGGTCGGCGAGGGCGTCCCCACCAGGCTCCCGGCCTTCAACGACGACCGCGTCGCCTACGCCCCGCACTTCTACAACACCGGCGTCGAGGTCGGCGCGGACTGGGACCCCGCCGACGGCTTCGTCGAACGCTACGAGGCCGCGATCACCGCGTACCCCAAGGCCCACCGCATGCCCCTCATCGTCGGCGAATGGGGCCCGCCCTCCGCCCGCACCCCCGGCAACCGCGAACTGATCCGCCGCCAGATGGCCGCCATCAACCGCTTCGCCAGCGGCGAGGCCATGTGGTACTGGTGCAAGGGCAACGGCGGCTACTGCGCCCTCGACCCCCAGGGCGCCCCCGCCCCCGGCCACGAACCCGCCTTCGGCCCGTACGCCCGCGCCGTCGCCGGCAGGCCCACCGCCCACAACTACGACCCCGCGACCCGCACCTTCACCCTCTCCTACACCCTGCCGCTGACCGTCCACGGCGACACGGAGATCTCCCTGCCGGACCACGTCTACCCCAACGGCTTCAACGTCTCCGTCGCCGGCATCGCGGGCCGCCTCTGGGACGACACCCGCAACATCCTGCAGATCAACGGCTGGGGCGCCCCCTACACCACCGTCAAGGTCACCATCACCCCGCGCTGA
- a CDS encoding winged helix DNA-binding domain-containing protein, with protein sequence MAVERWTWRQVCARRLERHGLAGPLKGGPVEVVAAMAGTHAQVMSAAELAIGLRSEDVTRQGVREALWGDRTLVKTFAARGTVHLVPSVDLPMWTGVLSGLPSGTNGLPDEARMSPEQTDEVIEAIGAILADEELTVDELTEALGERVGAWAVEPVMPAWHEMWPRWRQITHEAAARGALCFGPAKGRKVTYTNPHRWLPGFKPAEAEAADVELLKRYLWSYGPSTPARFAHWLSVTTGWAKGVFEAAAGGLRQVEVEGRTGWVAADDTEPGDEPPRGLRLLPYFDGYAYRVGNQPPELLYPGRAGERVLPHNFQVLVIDGVVAGLWHQRRSGRRLAVTVEALEPLGPRRLRELDEQVERIGHILEATPELTLGPVTVGGHP encoded by the coding sequence GTGGCGGTGGAGCGCTGGACATGGCGGCAGGTGTGCGCGAGGAGGCTGGAGCGGCACGGGTTGGCCGGGCCGCTCAAAGGTGGGCCCGTCGAGGTCGTGGCGGCCATGGCCGGGACGCACGCGCAGGTCATGTCGGCGGCGGAGTTGGCCATCGGGCTTCGGTCGGAGGACGTGACGCGGCAGGGCGTCCGCGAGGCGCTGTGGGGCGACCGGACCCTGGTGAAGACGTTCGCCGCGCGCGGCACCGTTCACCTGGTGCCCTCCGTGGACCTGCCGATGTGGACGGGGGTGCTGTCGGGCCTTCCGTCCGGCACCAACGGGCTGCCGGACGAGGCGCGCATGAGTCCGGAGCAGACCGACGAGGTCATCGAGGCGATCGGGGCGATCCTCGCCGACGAAGAGTTGACCGTGGACGAGCTGACCGAGGCGCTCGGGGAGAGGGTCGGCGCGTGGGCGGTGGAACCGGTGATGCCGGCCTGGCATGAGATGTGGCCCCGGTGGCGGCAGATCACCCATGAGGCGGCTGCTCGCGGGGCGTTGTGCTTCGGCCCCGCCAAGGGGCGCAAGGTCACCTATACGAATCCGCATCGTTGGTTGCCCGGGTTCAAGCCCGCCGAGGCCGAGGCGGCCGACGTGGAGTTGCTCAAGCGGTACCTGTGGTCGTACGGGCCCTCCACTCCGGCGCGCTTCGCCCACTGGCTGTCGGTCACCACCGGCTGGGCCAAGGGCGTGTTCGAGGCGGCTGCCGGCGGGCTCCGGCAGGTCGAGGTGGAGGGGCGGACGGGCTGGGTCGCGGCGGACGACACCGAGCCGGGCGACGAACCGCCCCGGGGCCTGCGCCTGCTCCCGTACTTCGACGGGTACGCCTACCGGGTCGGCAACCAGCCCCCCGAGCTGTTGTATCCGGGGCGGGCCGGCGAACGGGTGCTGCCGCACAACTTCCAGGTGCTGGTGATCGACGGGGTCGTCGCCGGGCTGTGGCACCAGCGCCGCTCCGGCCGCCGACTCGCCGTCACCGTCGAGGCCCTCGAACCGCTCGGCCCGCGCCGGCTCCGTGAGCTGGACGAGCAGGTCGAACGGATCGGTCACATCCTGGAGGCCACACCGGAGCTCACCCTCGGGCCCGTCACCGTCGGCGGCCACCCCTGA